A genome region from Ctenopharyngodon idella isolate HZGC_01 chromosome 5, HZGC01, whole genome shotgun sequence includes the following:
- the gas2l1 gene encoding GAS2-like protein 1, protein MADQSNIQSAASKSIRPFKSSEEYLYAMKEDLAEWLNTLYDLDITADTFMEGLETGCALCRHANNVNRAAHEFKANYPDAALSLRIPSKDVVFQSRNVIPGSFLARDNVSNFIGWCRQELWIKDVLMFETNDLVERCNEKNFVLCLLEVARRGAKFGMLAPMLIQLEEEIEEEIRDQENLTEVLGESQSPPSRTYSRKKSIGEPDPELLARWQQQQKRVLLDMRNLDELVREILGQCSCPSQFPMTKVSEGKYKVGDSSALIFIRVLRTHVMVRVGGGWDTLEHYLDKHDPCRCAAFAHRYQQAKASGQGPHSKSSSAHSSRSTSPGPHWRNEGMAPYKTPDRRSLDPVMGATAHSSPSRPGRSHHAAVPVEMETNTVRPMTLLPRPPRDRSEPRHFNPLRNKESLLPTRRLSGDSDSSTASSKGGGGSTGGGRFSLGTRHAHGDEVVLLVNRKEGKHVIERPGAGAQIPALRAPQTRARSASRERPALQSTSILKPSPPQGSAEVQQTPRTERGRSLGPEGPRRLQAPRSLSQGKTPRGRLSEVSPGSSPRRRDPQLLSIDRREELRSKHMPAASSRINGNLPRRQTSSSASNSPVKGCASGSPVRKGMVTPRPPAPRSPSSGSRKLLPPVTQPGRRSPHSSPRSNPLHPPRSPRSTHNTRSTGRDQRGRANPYNQQQESQEDSSMFSLHLLPSLDPQREQDLYRSFEAEFLANTQQSKVGQGKESTGREIRSLQLPVSHQGLGVLPTSSGDTNVTDSAYSSSNSSTSSLNVGGKVGVLPDLRESKRTNHLPCALEDPPALLHSQIRGGLPNGGLVEGERWGGKGGLRKLPAISSSTEEGEASNPGLSRSVGLPKDINGSLPLTEVPMESQQDLVEWGGVEGDVPQSEHHPDLPYDNADQTLPESFPSPPPPLDDCSYQDSSSESSSMCLSMSEPPSEGSCTPPLPLANGDAEGAVILRAKKGQKKTERVPSIYKLKLRPRIRPRTDNRPENSPSRIPTPVRYRNNCQQSPANSSPLQTPPQSPRLNTNQPSHKALHQAFADLIQPQQRSPAMGSRECAYSSESSLDNEAWM, encoded by the exons ATGGCCGATCAGAGCAACATTCAGTCTGCCGCTTCCAAAAGCATCAGGCCGTTTAAATCCAGCGAGGAATACCTGTATGCCATGAAGGAGGATTTGGCTGAATGGCTGAATACGCTGTACGACCTGGACATCACGGCGGACACTTTTATGGAGGGTCTGGAGACCGGCTGCGCGCTCTGTCGGCATGCCAACAACGTGAACCGCGCCGCCCACGAATTCAAGGCGAATTATCCAGATGCGGCGCTTTCTTTGCGGATACCCAGCAAGGACGTGGTCTTCCAGTCGAGGAACGTCATACCGGGGTCGTTTTTGGCCAGAGACAACGTGTCGAACTTCATCGGCTGGTGCAGGCAGGAGCTCTGGATCAAAGATGTGCTCATGTTCGAGACCAACGATCTGGTGGAGAGGTGTAACGAGAAGAACTTCGTGTTGTGCCTGCTGGAGGTGGCTCGCCGAGGGGCCAAATTCGGCATGCTGGCCCCCATGTTGATTCAACTCGAGGAGGAGATCGAGGAGGAGATCCGGGACCAGGAGAACCTGACAGAGGTTTTAGGGGAGTCCCAGAGCCCGCCGAGCAGGACGTACAGTCGCAAGAAAAGCATCGGCGAGCCCGACCCAGAGCTGTTGGCCCGctggcagcagcagcagaagagAGTCCTGCTGGATATGCGCAACCTGGACGAGCTG GTTCGGGAGATTCTGGGCCAGTGCTCCTGTCCATCACAGTTTCCCATGACCAAAGTCTCAGAAGGGAAATACAAAGTGGGCGACTCCAGCGCACTCATCTTCATCAGG gTGTTACGGACTCATGTGATGGTGCGTGTGGGTGGAGGATGGGACACACTTGAGCATTACCTCGACAAACACGATCCTTGTCGCTGCGCAGCATTTG CTCACCGGTATCAGCAGGCTAAAGCGAGTGGCCAGGGTCCTCACAGTAAGAGCTCCAGCGCTCATTCTTCCCGCTCCACAAGCCCAGGACCTCACTGGCGCAACGAGGGCATGGCGCCCTACAAAACACCCGACAGGCGTTCTTTGGACCCTGTGATGGGCGCCACAGCGCATTCCTCTCCATCACGGCCTGGCAGGTCGCACCATGCAGCTGTACCTGTAGAGATGGAAACTAACACAGTGCGACCCATGACACTGCTGCCTCGACCACCACGAGACAGATCAGAACCACGCCACTTTAATCCTCTCAG GAATAAGGAATCTCTTCTTCCGACTCGCAGACTTTCAGGAGATAGTGACTCTTCTACAGCCTCTTCTAAAGGTGGAGGAGGAAGCACAGGAGGAGGTCGCTTTTCTCTGGGTACACGGCATGCTCATGGAGATGAGGTGGTGCTGCTGGTGAACCGTAAGGAGGGGAAACACGTTATTGAGCGTCCTGGAGCAGGAGCACAGATTCCAGCCCTGAGAGCCCCTCAGACCCGTGCCCGTAGTGCTTCCAGAGAGCGCCCAGCACTGCAGTCCACCTCAATCCTTAAACCTAGTCCACCACAGGGCTCAGCAGAGGTACAACAAACACCCCGCACAGAGAGAGGCAGATCACTGGGGCCTGAAGGTCCACGGAGGCTCCAAGCTCCACGGTCCCTCAGCCAGGGCAAGACACCTAGAGGCCGATTGAGTGAAGTCAGTCCCGGATCATCACCTCGCCGAAGAGACCCTCAGCTGCTTTCTATAGATCGGAGAGAGGAACTGAGATCCAAGCATATGCCTGCAGCATCCTCAAGAATAAATGGAAATTTGCCCAGAAGACAAACATCCTCCTCTGCCTCAAACTCACCCGTTAAAGGCTGCGCCAGTGGAAGTCCTGTGAGAAAGGGGATGGTAACACCACGTCCCCCTGCTCCTCGGTCACCTTCTTCTGGGAGCCGGAAGTTGCTGCCCCCGGTCACACAGCCAGGGAGGCGCTCTCCACATTCTTCTCCGCGATCAAATCCTCTCCACCCTCCACGTTCCCCTCGATCAACTCACAATACACGATCCACAGGGAGAGACCAAAGAGGTAGGGCAAATCCCTACAACCAACAGCAGGAGAGCCAGGAGGACAGCAGTATGTTTAGTTTACACCTGCTGCCAAGTCTGGACCCTCAAAGGGAGCAAGATCTGTATCGTAGCTTTGAGGCAGAGTTCCTAGCCAACACGCAACAATCCAAGGTTGGGCAGGGTAAAGAGTCCACTGGAAGGGAAATAAGGTCACTACAGCTCCCTGTCTCCCATCAAGGTTTAGGGGTGCTCCCAACCTCTTCGGGTGACACTAACGTTACAGACTCTGCTTACTCTTCGTCTAACTCTTCAACATCTTCTCTTAATGTTGGAGGTAAGGTGGGAGTCCTGCCTGATTTGCGAGAGTCTAAACGGACTAATCATCTTCCCTGTGCACTCGAGGACCCACCTGCCCTTCTCCACAGCCAGATTCGTGGAGGCCTCCCCAATGGAGGGCTCGTGGAGGGAGAGAGATGGGGTGGTAAAGGTGGTCTCCGTAAGCTCCCTGCCATCTCCAGCTCCACAGAGGAAGGAGAGGCCTCAAATCCAGGCCTATCCAGATCAGTGGGCCTCCCCAAAGACATCAATGGAAGCCTCCCTTTGACTGAGGTGCCAATGGAGAGCCAGCAGGACTTGGTGGAATGGGGTGGGGTGGAGGGAGATGTGCCACAAAGTGAACATCACCCAGACCTGCCATATGACAATGCTGACCAGACTCTTCCTGAGTCATTTCCCTCCCCTCCGCCACCTCTAGATGACTGTTCCTACCAGGACTCATCCAGTGAAAGCTCCTCCATGTGCTTGAGTATGAGTGAGCCTCCATCTGAAGGCTCCTGCACTCCTCCTCTACCACTGGCCAATGGGGATGCGGAAGGGGCAGTCAtactccgtgccaagaagggtcaaaAGAAGACAGAGAGAGTGCCGTCCATCTACAAGCTCAAGCTGCGGCCACGGATAAGACCTCGCACTGACAATAGACCCGAGAACAGCCCGTCGCGCATCCCTACACCTGTACGATACAGAAATAATTGTCAGCAGTCTCCTGCCAACTCGTCTCCGCTCCAGACCCCACCACAGTCCCCACGTTTAAACACTAACCAACCCTCGCACAAAGCTCTGCACCAGGCCTTTGCGGACCTCATCCAACCCCAGCAGCGATCCCCAGCTATGGGCTCTAGAGAGTGTGCCTACTCTTCAGAGTCCAGCTTAGACAATGAGGCCTGGATGTAG